The proteins below come from a single Nocardiopsis gilva YIM 90087 genomic window:
- the moeZ gene encoding adenylyltransferase/sulfurtransferase MoeZ produces MSLPPLVEPADELTVDEVRRYSRHLIIPDVGMDGQKRLKNAKVLVVGAGGLGSPALLYLAAAGVGTLGIIDFDVVDESNLQRQIIHGQSDVDRPKAVSARDSIREVNPNVEVVLHEERLDSDNAFRVFEPYDLIVDGTDNFATRYLVNDACVLLGKPYVWGSIYRFDGQASVFWAEHGPCYRCLYPEPPPPGMVPSCAEGGVLGVLCASVGSIQVNEAIKLLAGFGDPLVGRLMIYDALEMSYRAVKVRKDPECPLCGKNPTITELIDYEEFCGAVSDEAEEAAAGSTITAAELKKMMDDGEDFQLVDVREKNEYEIVNIPGAVLIPKGEFLNGEAFAKLPQDKKLVLHCKSGGRSAEALAAAKGAGFSDAVHLGGGVLAWVHQVDPSLPTY; encoded by the coding sequence GTGTCGCTGCCGCCGCTGGTCGAACCAGCCGACGAGCTGACCGTCGACGAAGTGCGACGCTACTCTCGTCACCTGATCATCCCCGACGTGGGCATGGACGGACAGAAGCGCCTGAAGAACGCCAAGGTGCTGGTCGTCGGTGCCGGCGGACTCGGCTCGCCCGCGCTGCTCTACCTGGCCGCCGCCGGGGTGGGCACGCTCGGCATCATCGACTTCGACGTCGTGGACGAGTCCAACCTGCAGCGTCAGATCATCCACGGGCAGAGCGACGTCGACCGCCCCAAGGCTGTCTCGGCCCGCGACTCCATCCGCGAGGTCAACCCCAACGTCGAGGTCGTCCTGCACGAGGAGCGCCTGGACTCCGACAACGCGTTCCGCGTCTTCGAGCCCTACGACCTCATCGTCGACGGCACGGACAACTTCGCCACCCGCTACCTGGTGAACGACGCCTGTGTGTTGCTGGGCAAGCCCTACGTCTGGGGCTCCATCTACCGCTTCGACGGCCAGGCGTCGGTCTTCTGGGCCGAGCACGGCCCCTGCTACCGCTGCCTGTACCCCGAGCCCCCGCCGCCGGGCATGGTCCCCTCCTGCGCTGAGGGCGGCGTGCTGGGCGTGCTGTGCGCGTCCGTCGGGTCCATCCAGGTCAACGAGGCCATCAAGCTGCTCGCCGGATTCGGCGACCCGCTGGTCGGGCGGCTGATGATCTACGACGCCCTGGAGATGAGCTACCGGGCGGTCAAGGTCCGCAAGGACCCCGAGTGCCCGCTGTGCGGCAAGAACCCCACGATCACCGAGCTGATCGACTACGAGGAGTTCTGCGGCGCGGTGTCGGACGAGGCCGAGGAGGCCGCCGCCGGGTCCACCATCACGGCCGCCGAGCTGAAGAAGATGATGGACGACGGTGAGGACTTCCAGCTCGTCGACGTCCGCGAGAAGAACGAATACGAGATCGTCAACATCCCGGGCGCGGTGCTGATCCCCAAGGGCGAGTTCCTGAACGGCGAGGCGTTCGCCAAGCTGCCGCAGGACAAGAAGCTCGTGCTGCACTGCAAGTCCGGTGGCCGCTCGGCCGAGGCCCTGGCGGCGGCCAAGGGCGCCGGCTTCAGCGACGCCGTCCACCTCGGCGGCGGCGTGCTGGCCTGGGTGCACCAGGTCGACCCCAGCCTGCCGACCTACTAG
- a CDS encoding SPW repeat protein translates to MKIRGMRITGRWEDWVAVVAGVAAATSWVWHGMVGAPMLALYLTGLLTVLAAVMSITRPGLIASEAIMAVLGVFMFLTPWLVGFTDVTAGAWTAWILGFVIAAVGVVDLPMANTAHHRGSPTHLARGAGAHGTART, encoded by the coding sequence ATGAAGATCAGGGGCATGAGGATCACGGGGCGTTGGGAGGACTGGGTGGCCGTGGTCGCGGGCGTGGCCGCCGCGACCAGCTGGGTCTGGCACGGAATGGTCGGTGCCCCCATGCTGGCCCTCTACCTGACGGGCCTGCTGACCGTGCTCGCCGCGGTCATGTCGATCACCCGTCCCGGGCTGATTGCCTCTGAGGCGATCATGGCCGTCCTGGGCGTGTTCATGTTCCTCACTCCGTGGCTGGTCGGCTTCACCGACGTCACGGCCGGGGCATGGACGGCGTGGATCCTCGGATTCGTGATCGCCGCCGTCGGGGTCGTCGACCTCCCGATGGCGAACACCGCACACCACCGAGGCAGCCCCACCCACCTGGCGCGTGGCGCGGGCGCACACGGCACCGCCCGGACATGA
- a CDS encoding MGMT family protein encodes MPRPDSHPDEYAERVLDVVERIPSGKVMSYGDIAEYLGEGGPRQVGAVMSAWGGGVPWWRVLRADGTPPPGHEVRAREHYAAEATPLRPSGHRVDMRAARWDGAPS; translated from the coding sequence ATGCCCCGACCCGACTCCCACCCTGACGAGTACGCCGAACGCGTCCTGGACGTCGTGGAGCGCATTCCCTCGGGCAAGGTGATGTCCTATGGCGACATCGCCGAGTACCTGGGCGAGGGCGGCCCACGCCAGGTCGGCGCCGTGATGTCGGCCTGGGGAGGCGGCGTCCCCTGGTGGCGCGTACTGCGCGCCGACGGCACCCCGCCACCCGGCCACGAGGTCCGCGCCCGCGAGCACTACGCCGCCGAGGCCACCCCGCTGCGTCCCAGCGGTCACCGCGTCGATATGCGTGCGGCGCGATGGGACGGTGCGCCCTCATAG
- a CDS encoding PD-(D/E)XK nuclease family protein, which yields MAESPTQEAAVIADTLRRAHLVDGVPWSRMAVLVRSATRQIPVLRRALAAASVPVAVGGDELPLAAEPLVRPLLLLIRCALYPDTLDDDAAHELMTSAFGEADTVRLRRLSRALRRLRMDTEAASRRASGGADADGRRPNAVGGGVEREGERERGFEAASRRASGGVGADGRRPSAVGGGVERGGERERGYGAASRRASGGVGGGAERGNDGATASPWASEVVEASARNAGGHSEGGVDGADEAERRGPRPSGTLLAEALLDPRELTLIDPEVAAPATRVAAHLKLVRDRTAAGDSAEDVLWAVWRASGLADRLLKASQAGGRRGAAADRDLDSVVALFESAARYCDRLPPGTPAGFLEDLEAQEIPSDTLAERAPEGESVRILTAHRSKGLEWDLTVVAGVQEGHWPDLRLRGSLLGVEQLVDTVTGFADSSGAAVASKLLDEERRLFYVAVTRARRTLVVTAVGGEDTEERPSRFLAELGVGEPERVSTGRRWLSLPALVADLRSVVTDPSRQAPLRRAAAAHLARLAAQGVRGADPAEWYALTPFSDDRPLVDEDSTIRVSPSQVEKFTTCRLRWLLESAAGASAMEMSSALGSIVHAVAVLVAEGASMDDIRRRMDGIWSELDFGGLWYAGKERERADEMVRKLISWHEHNERELVVTEEGFKVELDGIEITGRVDRLERDAEGRAVVVDIKTGGGRPKDDELARHPQLGVYQLAVLESAFAQFGLTAPGGAELVQVGKAALKNQARDQRQPPLGADPDPEWSRTLVREVADGMSGSRFDATRNQYCDSCPVRSSCPPTTKENVSDRPAPALISGKCAKKPPEFGALSRDQR from the coding sequence ATGGCGGAGAGCCCGACGCAGGAGGCGGCCGTCATCGCCGACACGCTCCGCAGGGCGCACCTGGTCGACGGTGTCCCGTGGTCCAGGATGGCCGTCCTGGTCCGCTCGGCCACCCGGCAGATCCCCGTGCTGCGCCGCGCGCTCGCCGCAGCCTCGGTGCCGGTGGCCGTCGGCGGCGACGAGCTGCCGCTGGCCGCCGAACCCCTGGTACGCCCGCTGCTGCTGCTGATCCGCTGCGCGCTGTACCCCGACACCCTGGACGACGACGCCGCCCACGAGCTGATGACCAGCGCTTTCGGTGAAGCCGACACCGTCCGGCTGCGACGCCTGAGCCGGGCGCTTCGGCGGCTCCGGATGGACACCGAAGCAGCGAGCCGCCGAGCGAGCGGAGGCGCCGACGCTGATGGCCGGAGGCCGAATGCTGTCGGCGGTGGAGTCGAGCGAGAAGGCGAGCGCGAGCGGGGGTTCGAAGCAGCGAGCCGCCGAGCGAGCGGAGGCGTCGGCGCTGATGGCCGGAGGCCGAGCGCTGTCGGCGGTGGAGTCGAGCGAGGAGGTGAGCGCGAGCGGGGGTACGGAGCAGCGAGCCGCCGAGCGAGCGGAGGCGTCGGCGGCGGAGCCGAGCGCGGCAACGACGGCGCCACGGCGAGCCCCTGGGCGAGCGAGGTCGTCGAGGCCAGCGCGCGGAACGCGGGCGGGCACAGCGAGGGCGGTGTCGACGGAGCGGACGAAGCGGAACGTCGCGGCCCCCGCCCTTCGGGAACACTGCTGGCCGAGGCCCTGCTGGACCCGCGCGAGCTGACCCTGATCGATCCGGAGGTTGCCGCCCCCGCCACCCGGGTGGCCGCCCACCTGAAGCTGGTCCGCGACCGCACCGCCGCTGGCGACAGCGCCGAGGACGTGCTGTGGGCGGTCTGGCGCGCCAGCGGGCTGGCCGACCGGCTGCTCAAGGCCAGCCAAGCCGGAGGACGGCGCGGGGCGGCGGCCGACCGCGACCTCGACTCCGTCGTCGCACTGTTCGAGAGCGCCGCGCGCTACTGCGACCGGCTGCCGCCGGGAACGCCCGCCGGGTTCCTGGAGGACCTGGAGGCCCAGGAGATCCCCTCCGACACACTCGCCGAACGAGCACCCGAGGGGGAATCGGTGCGGATCCTGACCGCGCACCGCTCCAAGGGGCTGGAGTGGGACCTGACCGTGGTCGCTGGTGTCCAGGAAGGGCACTGGCCCGACCTGCGGCTGCGCGGGTCGCTGCTCGGCGTGGAGCAGCTCGTCGACACGGTGACCGGATTCGCCGACAGCTCCGGGGCGGCCGTGGCGTCCAAGCTCCTCGACGAGGAGCGGCGGCTGTTCTACGTGGCCGTCACCCGGGCGCGCCGCACGCTCGTCGTCACCGCCGTGGGCGGCGAGGACACCGAGGAGCGCCCGTCACGCTTCCTCGCCGAACTCGGGGTCGGCGAGCCTGAGCGCGTGAGCACCGGGCGCCGCTGGCTCTCGCTGCCCGCGCTCGTGGCCGACCTGCGCTCCGTGGTCACCGACCCCTCCCGCCAGGCCCCGCTGCGCCGCGCCGCCGCCGCGCACCTCGCACGGCTCGCGGCGCAGGGCGTTCGCGGCGCCGACCCGGCGGAGTGGTACGCGCTCACCCCGTTCTCCGATGACCGGCCGCTGGTGGACGAGGACAGCACGATCCGGGTCTCGCCGTCGCAGGTGGAGAAGTTCACCACCTGTCGGCTCCGCTGGCTGCTGGAGAGCGCGGCCGGTGCCTCGGCCATGGAAATGTCGTCGGCCCTCGGCAGTATCGTGCATGCGGTCGCCGTGCTCGTCGCCGAGGGAGCGAGCATGGACGACATCCGGCGCCGGATGGACGGCATCTGGTCGGAACTGGACTTCGGCGGCCTCTGGTACGCGGGCAAGGAGCGCGAGCGTGCCGACGAGATGGTGCGCAAGCTCATCTCCTGGCACGAACACAACGAGCGGGAACTCGTCGTCACCGAGGAGGGCTTCAAGGTCGAGCTGGACGGCATCGAGATCACCGGCCGGGTGGACCGGCTGGAGCGGGACGCCGAGGGCCGGGCGGTCGTCGTCGATATCAAAACGGGCGGCGGCCGCCCCAAGGACGACGAGCTCGCCCGCCACCCCCAGCTCGGCGTCTACCAGCTCGCGGTCCTGGAATCGGCGTTCGCCCAGTTCGGCCTGACCGCCCCGGGCGGCGCCGAGCTGGTCCAGGTCGGAAAGGCCGCCCTGAAGAACCAGGCGCGTGACCAGCGGCAGCCGCCACTGGGAGCGGATCCCGACCCCGAGTGGTCGCGGACCCTGGTGCGCGAGGTCGCCGACGGCATGTCGGGGTCGCGCTTCGACGCCACCCGTAACCAGTACTGCGACTCCTGCCCGGTCCGCTCCAGCTGCCCGCCCACGACGAAGGAAAACGTGTCTGATCGCCCCGCCCCGGCGTTGATCTCGGGAAAGTGCGCCAAGAAACCGCCGGAATTTGGCGCACTTTCCCGAGATCAACGGTGA
- a CDS encoding ATP-dependent helicase, producing the protein MESVDVTQELAEEAAAFPRRELTPAELARLLGQPEPTAEQAAVISAPLGPSVVVAGAGSGKSETMAGRVVWLVANGHVRPEHVLGLTFTRKAAAELAERVRKRLDQLRATEQVPAEVLDGDPMVSTYNSYAARLVGDHALREAIEPTARLISEGQAWQLAARIVADYDGPMDAITVTPGTVTGRVLELAGELADHLRTPDDVRGVGEWMAERAAALPKRLKETRDLLDTQRRREQLLPLVEQYTEAKAAREVMDYGDQVALAARIATRHPEVGMIERSRYRVVLLDEYQDTSHAQLLLLRALFGDGHPVTAVGDPCQSIYGWRGASSGNLTGFSTDFPEAPGRPAPVRRLATSFRNGERVLQVAKRVSEPLREEAEYVPVLYPGPARRGRGTVACGLFATETEEAAWIATTIEAALRQPDHLAPDGITWPEGEGAAAITHGDVAVLCRKRSQFPVLREALEERGIPVEVVGLGGLLTVPEVRDIVATLRVIHDANAGNELARLLTGPRWRMGPRDLVALGDRAAELAKEVRRDLNGSAAAPDEVAEAEEAEELLRRTVLDVTAESGSLVDALDDLGPAERYSETGYRRLTALAEELRGLRRLATQPLPDLITEIERVLGLDIEVGARAGRDPMAARADLDAFVDAAVRFVGNSEDPSLGTFLAYLRAAEDAEKGLDPGERVGGSDTVKLMTVHAAKGLQWPLVVVPGLSGGRYPLFPTKPKASGGWLTQEQQLPFPLRGDAAGLPRLDDVDKPGIVRFKEADRDRHRMEERRLAYVAVTRASFALLCTGHWWGRASASKRGPSPFLEEIQETCAAGAGRVAHWAPPPGDHETNPQTAEVEPVAWPQTPEEYEGGAARRYREVAEGAELVARAAADGHAEGRRWLETLERAEMPAAMRRRLDGWSRDTELLLAHREAEDRPEDGAIPVELPAHLSVSSLVSLARDPATLARQIRRPLPRPPAPHTRRGTAFHTWLEQRFGQQSLLVPDELPGAADETAVEVDGDLAELQRRFEEGEWGGRTPLDVEVPFETIIGDRLIRGRMDAVFNDRDDGHYDVVDWKTGRPPGNERERAAVAVQLAAYRIAWAELAGVPLADVRAAFHYVRAGETIRPADLLDADGLAALIEGLPVAD; encoded by the coding sequence ATCGAGAGCGTGGACGTGACCCAGGAACTGGCCGAAGAGGCCGCGGCCTTCCCCCGCCGTGAGCTGACGCCCGCCGAACTGGCCCGGCTGCTGGGGCAGCCCGAGCCGACGGCCGAGCAGGCCGCGGTCATCTCGGCTCCGCTCGGGCCGAGCGTCGTGGTGGCCGGTGCGGGCTCAGGCAAAAGCGAGACGATGGCCGGGCGGGTGGTCTGGCTGGTCGCCAACGGACACGTGCGACCCGAACACGTCCTCGGCCTGACCTTCACCCGGAAGGCAGCCGCCGAGCTGGCCGAACGCGTCCGCAAGCGGCTCGACCAGCTGCGCGCCACCGAGCAGGTGCCCGCCGAAGTCCTCGACGGCGATCCGATGGTGTCCACGTACAACTCCTACGCCGCCCGCCTGGTCGGCGACCACGCGCTGCGCGAGGCCATCGAACCCACCGCGCGGCTCATCAGCGAGGGCCAGGCGTGGCAGCTCGCTGCCCGCATCGTGGCGGACTACGACGGGCCGATGGACGCCATCACCGTCACCCCCGGCACCGTCACCGGGCGGGTGCTGGAACTGGCCGGTGAGTTGGCCGACCACCTGCGCACCCCGGACGACGTGCGTGGTGTCGGCGAATGGATGGCCGAGCGCGCCGCGGCGCTGCCCAAGCGCCTCAAGGAGACCCGCGACCTGCTGGACACCCAGCGTCGGCGCGAGCAGCTGCTGCCGCTCGTCGAGCAGTACACCGAGGCCAAGGCGGCGCGCGAGGTGATGGACTACGGCGACCAGGTGGCGCTGGCAGCCCGCATCGCGACCCGCCACCCGGAGGTCGGGATGATCGAGCGCAGCCGCTACCGGGTGGTGCTGCTCGACGAGTACCAGGACACCAGCCACGCCCAGCTGCTCCTGCTCCGGGCGCTCTTCGGCGACGGCCACCCGGTCACCGCCGTCGGTGACCCCTGCCAGTCGATCTACGGGTGGCGGGGGGCCAGCTCCGGCAACCTCACCGGCTTTTCCACCGACTTCCCCGAGGCCCCGGGGCGGCCGGCGCCGGTGCGCCGACTCGCCACCAGCTTCCGCAACGGCGAGCGCGTGCTGCAGGTCGCCAAGCGGGTCTCCGAACCCCTGCGTGAGGAAGCCGAGTACGTCCCCGTCCTCTACCCCGGCCCGGCGCGGCGCGGGCGCGGCACGGTGGCCTGCGGGCTGTTCGCGACCGAGACCGAGGAGGCCGCCTGGATCGCCACGACCATCGAGGCGGCGCTGCGCCAACCCGACCACCTGGCCCCCGATGGCATCACCTGGCCCGAGGGGGAAGGCGCGGCCGCGATCACGCACGGCGACGTCGCGGTCCTGTGCCGCAAGCGCTCGCAGTTCCCCGTTTTGCGGGAGGCGCTGGAGGAGCGCGGTATCCCCGTGGAGGTCGTGGGCCTCGGCGGACTCCTGACGGTTCCCGAGGTGCGCGACATCGTGGCCACCCTCCGCGTGATCCATGACGCCAACGCGGGCAACGAACTCGCCCGGCTGCTGACCGGGCCGCGTTGGCGGATGGGGCCGCGGGATCTCGTCGCGCTCGGCGACCGTGCCGCGGAGCTCGCCAAGGAGGTCCGCCGCGACCTCAACGGATCGGCCGCGGCACCGGATGAGGTGGCTGAGGCAGAGGAAGCGGAGGAGCTGCTGCGGCGCACCGTCCTCGACGTGACCGCCGAGAGCGGCAGCCTCGTCGACGCCCTCGACGATCTCGGCCCGGCCGAGCGCTACTCGGAGACCGGCTACCGACGGCTCACCGCCCTCGCCGAGGAGCTGCGCGGGCTGCGCCGCCTGGCCACCCAGCCCCTGCCCGACCTCATCACCGAGATCGAGCGGGTGCTGGGCCTGGACATCGAGGTCGGGGCGCGGGCCGGTCGCGACCCGATGGCGGCCCGCGCCGACCTCGACGCGTTCGTCGACGCGGCCGTGCGGTTCGTCGGCAACAGCGAGGACCCCTCACTCGGAACGTTCCTCGCCTACCTGCGCGCCGCAGAGGACGCGGAGAAGGGGCTGGACCCGGGGGAGCGGGTCGGCGGCAGCGACACCGTCAAGTTGATGACCGTGCACGCCGCCAAGGGGCTCCAGTGGCCGCTGGTCGTCGTCCCGGGGCTGTCCGGGGGCCGCTACCCGCTGTTCCCGACCAAGCCGAAGGCCAGCGGCGGGTGGCTCACCCAGGAGCAGCAGCTGCCGTTCCCGCTGCGCGGCGACGCCGCGGGCCTGCCGCGCCTCGACGACGTCGACAAGCCCGGCATCGTCCGGTTCAAGGAGGCCGACCGCGACCGGCATCGGATGGAGGAGCGGCGGTTGGCCTACGTCGCCGTCACCCGCGCGTCCTTCGCGCTGCTGTGCACCGGCCACTGGTGGGGGCGCGCCAGCGCGAGCAAGCGTGGACCTTCGCCGTTCCTGGAGGAGATCCAGGAGACGTGCGCTGCGGGGGCGGGCCGCGTCGCGCACTGGGCTCCGCCGCCCGGTGACCACGAGACCAACCCGCAGACCGCCGAGGTGGAACCGGTGGCCTGGCCGCAGACGCCCGAGGAGTACGAGGGCGGCGCGGCGCGGCGGTATCGCGAGGTGGCCGAGGGCGCCGAACTCGTGGCCCGGGCCGCCGCTGACGGTCACGCTGAGGGCCGGAGATGGCTGGAGACGCTGGAGCGCGCCGAGATGCCCGCGGCGATGCGGCGCCGACTGGACGGGTGGAGCCGCGACACCGAGCTGCTGCTGGCCCACCGCGAGGCCGAGGACCGCCCCGAGGACGGTGCGATCCCGGTGGAGCTCCCGGCCCACCTGTCGGTGTCGTCGCTGGTGTCGTTGGCGCGCGACCCCGCGACGCTGGCCCGGCAGATCCGCCGCCCCCTGCCGCGTCCCCCTGCCCCGCACACCCGGCGCGGCACCGCCTTCCACACCTGGCTGGAGCAGCGGTTCGGCCAGCAGAGCCTGCTGGTGCCGGACGAGCTGCCCGGTGCGGCCGACGAGACGGCCGTCGAGGTGGACGGCGACCTCGCGGAGCTGCAACGCCGCTTCGAGGAGGGCGAGTGGGGCGGGCGCACCCCGCTGGACGTGGAGGTGCCCTTCGAGACGATCATCGGTGACCGCCTCATCCGGGGGCGCATGGACGCGGTGTTCAACGACCGCGACGACGGCCACTACGACGTCGTGGACTGGAAGACCGGCCGACCGCCGGGCAACGAGCGCGAGCGCGCGGCGGTGGCCGTGCAGTTGGCGGCCTATCGCATCGCCTGGGCGGAGCTCGCGGGGGTTCCCCTGGCCGACGTCCGCGCGGCCTTCCACTACGTGCGCGCGGGGGAGACGATCCGACCGGCCGACCTGCTCGACGCCGATGGGCTGGCGGCCCTGATCGAGGGGCTGCCGGTGGCCGACTGA
- a CDS encoding type III PLP-dependent enzyme domain-containing protein — MIELPKRVREHALGITPERLPVCVYDLPRLDEEVRCLRERLPSAIETYLSLHDPPPGMAAALAPHVAGFEVSSTGALQGLRRELPQAPAVLRGPGKRQDDIAQVLASESTTIHVDSTGELRLVAYRAEQAQRTSDVLLRVDPPTEDGEPDPASSGVGAGMDLAALVECAEILRSDARIRLRGFSADMLPGLDATALADRVRQLIRCLRPWGEMFGIRGPRYAIGGGTLGPPNSSEPAFDWREYGALLADTLVPGETLQVTPVAHPGAWCGWYLTLVLDVKRNHGHAYAVVAGGARAAEAAVGEDGRACLGVVPLDDGWDRPWPRPEFVDEPVTITFQRSGMEQVLVRDVHIDRLRTGDVLAFPYIGTVTAERSPTAPQVHCLTS; from the coding sequence ATGATCGAACTACCGAAGCGCGTCCGTGAGCACGCGCTCGGAATCACACCCGAACGTCTCCCTGTCTGCGTCTACGACCTGCCCCGCCTCGACGAGGAGGTCCGCTGCCTCCGGGAGCGCCTCCCCTCGGCGATCGAGACCTACCTGTCCCTGCACGACCCGCCACCGGGCATGGCCGCCGCCCTCGCCCCGCATGTCGCCGGGTTCGAGGTGTCCTCCACCGGCGCCCTGCAGGGACTGCGCAGGGAACTCCCGCAGGCACCGGCGGTACTGCGCGGCCCGGGAAAGAGGCAGGATGACATCGCCCAGGTCCTGGCGTCCGAAAGCACGACGATCCACGTCGACAGCACCGGCGAGCTACGCCTGGTGGCCTACCGCGCCGAGCAGGCACAGCGCACCTCAGACGTCCTCCTCCGCGTCGACCCGCCGACGGAGGACGGCGAACCCGATCCGGCGAGCAGCGGGGTCGGGGCCGGAATGGACCTCGCCGCGCTCGTGGAGTGCGCGGAGATCCTGCGGAGCGACGCGCGGATCCGCCTGCGCGGGTTCAGCGCCGACATGCTCCCCGGCCTGGACGCCACGGCACTGGCTGACCGGGTCCGCCAGTTGATCCGATGCCTGCGCCCGTGGGGGGAGATGTTCGGCATCCGCGGCCCCCGGTACGCGATCGGCGGCGGCACGCTGGGCCCACCGAACAGCAGCGAACCCGCGTTCGACTGGCGGGAGTACGGCGCGCTCCTGGCCGACACTCTCGTCCCCGGTGAGACGTTGCAGGTCACCCCGGTCGCCCACCCGGGGGCGTGGTGCGGCTGGTACCTGACCCTCGTCTTGGACGTGAAGCGCAACCACGGACACGCCTATGCCGTGGTGGCCGGAGGCGCGCGGGCAGCGGAGGCCGCCGTCGGCGAGGACGGCCGGGCTTGCCTCGGGGTGGTTCCCCTGGACGACGGCTGGGACCGCCCCTGGCCCCGGCCCGAGTTCGTCGATGAGCCCGTGACGATCACGTTCCAGCGCTCCGGCATGGAACAGGTGCTGGTGCGCGACGTCCACATCGACCGGCTGCGGACCGGGGACGTCCTCGCCTTCCCCTACATCGGTACGGTCACGGCCGAACGCTCGCCGACCGCCCCACAGGTCCACTGCCTGACGTCCTGA
- a CDS encoding acyltransferase family protein produces the protein MSGDAVAPTPPQGPSSGGPMRRLRDAAVRLDRATPPTRERAIDGLRATAISGIVLGHWMVAALVVWQDGGLRGSSPLPALPWIGPIGWGVQLLALFFLVGGYVAARSRGSADYPAWLTARVYRLGRPVVLVMALWGVLVGVLPLLGVPQVTVRTGAVLVLQPLWFIGVFLVITALTKVLLAADRRFGAAAALIPLAVVGLIDLARFGPWGAAVPVGIGYVNAIPAWMFAFQLGISWAHGRLRRPLAVALLIVGAVGLLVLVTRLGYPAAPIGYPGAERSNLNPPSLFVPVLAMAQIGVAVLLRDRLDRLLRRPLPWAGIAVLNMNALTVFCWHLTALFVVSAVGAAVWGVVPGLTSVPDSGGWLLARVPWILLFAVVLAPLSAALHRFERPWSGTLLGSWPVRAAVGAAATGYAGAMIILL, from the coding sequence GTGAGCGGCGATGCCGTTGCTCCGACACCTCCGCAGGGACCGTCGTCCGGCGGACCGATGCGGCGGTTGCGTGACGCTGCCGTACGGCTGGATCGGGCCACGCCGCCGACTCGGGAGCGGGCGATCGACGGGCTGCGGGCGACCGCGATCTCCGGGATCGTTCTGGGCCATTGGATGGTGGCGGCGCTCGTTGTCTGGCAGGACGGCGGGCTGCGCGGTTCCAGCCCGCTGCCGGCGCTGCCCTGGATCGGTCCGATCGGGTGGGGCGTGCAGTTGCTCGCCCTGTTCTTCCTGGTGGGCGGCTATGTGGCCGCGCGCAGTCGCGGCAGTGCCGACTACCCCGCCTGGCTGACCGCCCGCGTGTACCGGTTGGGGCGGCCGGTGGTGCTGGTGATGGCGCTCTGGGGCGTGCTGGTGGGCGTCCTCCCCCTCCTCGGCGTTCCGCAGGTGACGGTGCGGACCGGAGCGGTGCTGGTGCTGCAGCCACTGTGGTTCATCGGCGTCTTCCTCGTGATCACCGCGCTGACGAAGGTCCTGCTCGCCGCTGATCGGCGGTTCGGCGCCGCGGCCGCGCTGATCCCCCTGGCCGTCGTCGGCCTGATCGACCTGGCGCGCTTCGGACCATGGGGCGCGGCGGTCCCCGTCGGGATCGGCTACGTCAATGCGATTCCCGCCTGGATGTTCGCCTTCCAGCTCGGGATCTCCTGGGCCCATGGACGCCTCCGGCGCCCCCTCGCCGTTGCCCTCCTCATCGTCGGGGCCGTCGGCCTCCTCGTCCTGGTGACCCGCCTGGGGTACCCGGCCGCCCCCATCGGGTATCCGGGCGCGGAGCGCTCCAACCTCAACCCGCCCTCGCTGTTCGTCCCCGTGCTGGCGATGGCGCAGATCGGCGTGGCGGTCCTCCTCCGCGACCGGCTGGATCGCCTGCTCCGGCGCCCGCTGCCGTGGGCCGGTATCGCCGTGCTGAACATGAACGCGCTCACCGTCTTCTGCTGGCACCTGACGGCGCTGTTCGTCGTGAGCGCGGTCGGGGCGGCGGTCTGGGGTGTGGTGCCCGGCCTCACGTCGGTGCCCGACAGCGGGGGCTGGCTGCTCGCGCGGGTGCCCTGGATTCTGCTGTTCGCGGTGGTGCTGGCCCCCCTGAGCGCCGCGCTGCACCGCTTCGAGCGGCCGTGGAGCGGGACCCTCCTGGGATCCTGGCCCGTGCGGGCCGCTGTCGGAGCGGCCGCCACCGGGTACGCCGGGGCCATGATCATCCTGCTATAG